In the genome of Gloeotrichia echinulata CP02, one region contains:
- a CDS encoding caspase family protein, with translation MVSNSPEVGIRNLYALLVGIDNYPQPISSLQGCVNDITAIEEYLNERFDKQEYQLHLQTLKDKQATREAVIDGFRKHLRQAGKDDIVLFYYSGHGSQESAPKEFWHLEPDHLDETLVCYDSRTENGWDLADKELAKLITEVGEKDPHITLILDCCHSGSGTKDPMQEAKERRLETDKRSRPLNSFIFKLEDLEKLSDSHDRDPEKHPTGWKIPTGRNVLLAACRDYETAKEYPGKYRGYFSYFLMDTLSKTNGKLTYRDLFGRTNAIVRSERPDQSPQLEVNHIEDGNKFFLDGAIAEIEPYFIVKQDQTSGWVIEGGAVHGVQPPKNGETTLLALFKFDANNDDLRDPSKSVGTAKVTKVLSTKSKIDIEGVQNLTKDRTFKAVVTSLPLPPLGVYFEGDKAGVNLALEKLKTAGINGKQPSAYVREEQEVGKADFRLLCRNNQYIVTKPTDDRPLVAQIDDYTPDNADKAIKRLEHIARWTMIAQLANTAATQIKPGDVKMEFIFADEDLSQTKQMRLQYKYKDGEWQNPEFKLKLTNTTRNTLYCGLVDLADDFSISTPFFEAGSIRLKAGEEAYATLPNSESEQIEMIVPDDYPEKGITEYKDILKLIVTKDELDVRLLIQNKLDLPPNQDRDIESPNQSSFERLMARTQNRQFGAAAGGRIDDWYAEEITITTVRPLDSTPVSTKQEQQLGVGVTLQPHPSLVANVSLTTTPQVSRDLGNKIVPPILRENPEIIQPFQFTTSRGTDPGLSVLQLRDVTNYEVVTADAPLKLLVDGQLANNEYLLPVGYDGEFFLPLGSGKATTNGKIEIELERLPAPVREGERSLEGSIRIFFQKVISQGLGRQFKYPILAVAEVGEDKKVTYNRDENYVKQQVAQAKRIVLYIHGITGDTESLVSTIKQPVLQPDGQKSSIRELYDVVLTFDYENLNTKIEQNAQHLKRRLKDVGLSENHGKQLHIIAHSMGGLVSRWFIEREGGNKVVKHLIMLGTPNAGSPWAVVEDWVKLTLGIALNGLSTVAWPAKVIAMLMGTLEQNIRVALAQMNPSSDFIKLLAESNDPGIPYSIIAGNTSIIPAALEEQPQKKSSTLKRLQQGLFNKVVELPFFGTPNDIAVKVDSIKSIPKGRSHPPHIQEIPCDHLTYFINEPTDVGLKALITAIKFSE, from the coding sequence ATGGTTAGTAATTCTCCAGAAGTTGGGATTCGCAATTTATACGCTTTGCTTGTGGGTATCGATAATTATCCCCAGCCAATTAGCTCCCTCCAAGGCTGTGTCAACGATATTACAGCAATCGAAGAGTATCTTAACGAACGATTTGACAAACAAGAATACCAACTGCACTTACAAACACTTAAAGATAAGCAAGCAACCCGTGAGGCTGTTATTGATGGCTTCCGCAAGCATCTTCGTCAAGCTGGAAAAGATGATATAGTTTTGTTTTACTACAGTGGTCATGGTTCCCAGGAATCAGCACCAAAGGAATTTTGGCACTTAGAACCAGACCATCTTGATGAAACTTTAGTATGTTATGACAGCCGTACCGAGAACGGTTGGGATTTGGCAGATAAAGAACTGGCAAAACTCATTACCGAAGTGGGAGAAAAAGACCCACATATTACCCTTATTCTCGATTGTTGCCACTCTGGTTCCGGCACCAAAGACCCAATGCAAGAAGCTAAAGAACGACGCTTAGAAACAGACAAGCGATCGCGTCCACTCAATAGCTTTATTTTTAAGCTGGAAGATTTAGAAAAATTATCAGATTCCCATGACCGTGACCCCGAAAAACACCCCACTGGTTGGAAAATACCTACAGGTCGTAATGTGCTTTTAGCAGCATGTAGAGACTACGAAACAGCAAAGGAATATCCCGGTAAATATCGGGGTTATTTCTCTTATTTTTTGATGGATACACTTTCCAAGACCAACGGAAAGCTGACTTATCGGGATTTATTTGGACGTACCAATGCGATAGTCCGCAGTGAAAGACCAGATCAGTCTCCGCAATTGGAAGTAAATCACATCGAGGATGGTAACAAATTTTTCCTTGATGGTGCGATCGCCGAAATTGAACCCTACTTTATTGTTAAGCAAGATCAAACCTCTGGCTGGGTGATTGAAGGTGGTGCTGTCCACGGAGTACAACCACCCAAAAATGGCGAAACTACTTTGTTAGCACTATTTAAATTTGATGCTAATAACGACGATTTGCGCGACCCCTCAAAGTCTGTGGGTACAGCAAAAGTGACTAAGGTATTGTCAACTAAGAGCAAGATAGATATAGAAGGAGTGCAAAACCTAACTAAAGATAGGACTTTTAAAGCAGTTGTTACCAGTTTACCACTACCGCCTTTAGGGGTGTACTTTGAGGGAGATAAAGCAGGTGTAAATCTGGCGCTTGAAAAGCTCAAAACAGCCGGAATTAATGGTAAGCAACCCTCAGCCTATGTCCGCGAGGAACAAGAAGTTGGCAAAGCCGATTTTCGCCTGTTGTGTCGCAATAACCAGTATATAGTAACCAAACCGACAGATGACAGACCCCTAGTAGCTCAAATTGATGATTACACCCCAGACAACGCGGACAAGGCAATTAAACGCTTAGAACATATTGCCCGTTGGACAATGATTGCTCAACTTGCAAATACTGCGGCGACTCAAATTAAACCTGGTGATGTGAAGATGGAATTTATCTTTGCTGATGAGGATTTATCACAAACAAAGCAAATGCGTTTGCAGTACAAGTATAAGGACGGTGAGTGGCAAAATCCCGAATTTAAACTTAAACTTACCAATACAACTAGAAACACACTTTACTGTGGTTTGGTCGATCTTGCAGATGATTTCTCCATTAGTACTCCGTTTTTTGAAGCAGGTAGCATCAGGCTGAAAGCAGGAGAAGAAGCTTATGCGACACTACCAAACAGTGAATCGGAGCAGATAGAAATGATAGTCCCAGATGATTACCCGGAAAAGGGAATTACTGAGTACAAAGACATTCTTAAATTGATTGTGACTAAGGATGAATTAGATGTCCGATTGCTAATACAGAATAAACTTGATCTTCCTCCAAATCAAGATAGAGATATAGAATCCCCAAATCAAAGTAGTTTTGAGCGTTTAATGGCTCGCACTCAAAATCGCCAATTTGGAGCAGCAGCAGGAGGTAGGATTGATGATTGGTACGCTGAGGAAATTACAATCACTACAGTCCGTCCTTTAGATTCTACCCCAGTATCTACGAAACAAGAACAACAATTAGGAGTAGGGGTAACATTACAACCCCATCCTAGCTTAGTCGCTAATGTTAGCCTTACAACCACACCCCAAGTCAGCCGAGATTTGGGTAATAAAATTGTGCCTCCCATCCTGCGGGAAAATCCAGAAATTATTCAACCCTTCCAATTTACTACTAGTCGCGGTACAGACCCAGGATTAAGTGTATTGCAACTAAGGGACGTTACAAACTATGAAGTTGTCACCGCAGATGCACCTTTGAAATTATTAGTTGATGGACAATTAGCAAACAATGAATACCTGCTTCCTGTGGGTTATGATGGTGAATTTTTCTTACCATTAGGTTCTGGAAAAGCAACTACAAATGGCAAAATAGAAATTGAGTTAGAAAGATTGCCAGCCCCCGTTCGCGAGGGAGAACGTAGTTTAGAAGGTTCTATTCGCATCTTTTTTCAAAAAGTCATTAGCCAGGGTTTGGGACGACAATTTAAGTATCCGATTTTAGCAGTAGCTGAAGTGGGAGAGGACAAGAAAGTAACCTATAACCGGGATGAGAATTATGTCAAGCAGCAGGTAGCGCAAGCAAAACGAATTGTCCTCTATATCCACGGAATTACCGGTGATACTGAAAGTTTAGTATCTACAATCAAACAACCCGTATTGCAACCAGATGGGCAAAAGTCTTCCATCAGGGAACTTTATGATGTAGTTCTCACTTTTGATTACGAAAATCTGAATACTAAGATTGAGCAAAATGCCCAACATTTAAAACGACGACTAAAAGATGTGGGTTTATCAGAAAATCACGGAAAACAACTACACATTATTGCTCATTCAATGGGTGGTTTGGTATCTCGCTGGTTTATCGAACGAGAAGGCGGGAATAAAGTTGTCAAGCACCTGATTATGTTGGGTACACCAAATGCAGGTTCTCCTTGGGCTGTGGTAGAAGATTGGGTAAAATTGACTCTGGGTATTGCACTCAACGGTCTTTCTACAGTTGCTTGGCCTGCAAAAGTGATAGCTATGTTGATGGGTACATTAGAACAAAATATTCGGGTAGCCTTAGCCCAAATGAACCCAAGTTCCGATTTTATCAAATTGCTCGCAGAGAGTAACGATCCCGGCATTCCCTACTCAATTATCGCTGGTAATACCTCTATTATTCCCGCAGCATTAGAGGAACAACCACAGAAAAAGTCCAGTACCTTGAAACGGCTACAACAAGGTTTATTTAATAAAGTGGTAGAATTACCCTTCTTTGGCACACCCAATGATATAGCCGTCAAAGTGGATAGTATCAAGAGCATTCCTAAAGGGCGATCGCATCCTCCCCACATTCAAGAAATACCTTGCGATCACCTAACTTATTTCATCAATGAACCTACTGATGTTGGGTTAAAAGCTTTGATTACAGCGATTAAATTTTCGGAATAA
- a CDS encoding M4 family metallopeptidase gives MARNQKKSSGFNRESHQDSRCPICCILPPHILQNVAVNGEAHQRSWAFQTLNLSAQLRGRRHAIGNIFFAPSPGEKRRTIYDAKTSENLPGTLVRAEGDPPSSDPAVNEAYDAAGATYDLFHDIFDRKSIDDKGLRLDSTVHYGVEYDNAFWNGDQMVYGDGDGEMFQRFTKSIDVIAHELTHGITQYEAGLQYYGEPGALNESFSDVFGCLVKQRVNNHTAQAADWIIGEGLLAPTVNGVGIRSMKAPGTAYNDKLLGKDPQPGHMRDKYTGNEDNGGVHINSGIPNHAFYLAAVEIGGYAWQKAGKIWYIALRDRLRATADFKRAAQVTMQIAGELYGIASLEQKAVENAWKKVGVI, from the coding sequence ATGGCTCGAAATCAGAAAAAATCATCAGGGTTTAACCGTGAGTCTCATCAGGACTCCAGATGTCCTATCTGTTGTATCCTTCCGCCGCACATACTACAAAATGTCGCCGTCAATGGCGAAGCTCATCAGCGTAGTTGGGCTTTTCAGACCTTGAATCTTTCCGCACAGTTGCGTGGAAGGCGACACGCAATCGGGAATATTTTCTTTGCGCCATCTCCCGGTGAGAAGCGCCGCACCATCTACGATGCTAAAACTAGCGAAAACCTCCCTGGTACACTGGTGCGTGCAGAGGGCGATCCTCCCAGCAGTGATCCAGCAGTGAATGAAGCCTATGATGCTGCTGGTGCTACTTATGACCTATTTCATGATATTTTTGACCGCAAGTCTATTGATGATAAAGGACTGCGCTTAGACTCCACAGTTCATTATGGTGTCGAATACGACAACGCCTTTTGGAATGGCGACCAGATGGTCTATGGTGATGGTGACGGAGAAATGTTTCAACGCTTTACCAAATCAATTGATGTTATTGCCCATGAACTAACTCATGGGATAACTCAGTATGAAGCTGGTTTACAGTATTACGGCGAACCGGGAGCGTTGAATGAGTCGTTTTCTGACGTTTTCGGTTGTCTGGTCAAACAAAGAGTAAATAATCACACAGCCCAGGCTGCAGACTGGATTATTGGTGAGGGTCTTTTAGCACCGACTGTTAACGGTGTTGGCATCCGCTCCATGAAAGCACCGGGGACAGCTTATAATGACAAACTGCTGGGTAAAGACCCCCAACCAGGACACATGAGAGACAAGTATACTGGTAATGAAGATAACGGTGGTGTGCATATTAATTCAGGTATTCCCAACCATGCATTTTATTTAGCTGCAGTTGAAATTGGCGGTTATGCTTGGCAAAAAGCTGGAAAAATTTGGTACATAGCCTTACGCGATCGCCTACGTGCCACAGCCGATTTTAAACGCGCCGCCCAGGTAACTATGCAAATTGCTGGAGAACTCTATGGTATTGCAAGCCTTGAACAGAAAGCAGTAGAGAACGCCTGGAAAAAAGTAGGAGTAATCTAG
- a CDS encoding protealysin inhibitor emfourin has protein sequence MQISFQRTGGFAGITKTTTVDTATLSSYEAETLRRLVEVADLFRLPEQIPSPNPQSDRFQYKLTVEDQGKQHTVTVSEAALPGTLRPLIEWLNQVARRPS, from the coding sequence ATGCAGATATCATTTCAACGTACAGGCGGCTTTGCGGGAATCACCAAAACCACAACCGTTGACACAGCCACTCTCTCATCATACGAAGCCGAAACACTACGGCGACTAGTGGAGGTGGCTGATTTATTTAGATTACCTGAACAAATTCCTTCGCCTAACCCCCAAAGCGATCGCTTTCAGTATAAGTTGACAGTAGAAGACCAAGGTAAGCAGCATACAGTCACCGTAAGTGAAGCCGCATTACCAGGCACCTTAAGACCCCTGATTGAGTGGCTTAATCAGGTAGCACGTCGTCCTTCTTGA
- a CDS encoding cobalamin-binding protein, translating to MTDNSMRIVSLIPSATEILAKLGLVNAIVGRSHECDYPPEILNLPICTAARLNNNARSSEIHDEINKILQTGLSIYDIKIDVLEQLQPTHILTQDQCDVCAVSLPEVEKAVARLIHSSPKIISLQPNLLHDVWNDIERVGNIFGVDSVKVIENLEARVKICHHKIQGLSITELPTVVCIEWTDPLMVAANWIPELVNLAGGQSLFTLTGQPSPHLEWETLIASNPDVIIFMPCGFDLHRTRQEAKSLTQRPEWQKLHATQTGRVFITDGNSYFNRPGPRLVDSLEVLAEVLHPEIFEYGYKGIAWEPFD from the coding sequence ATGACAGACAACAGCATGAGAATTGTATCTTTGATTCCTAGTGCAACAGAGATTTTAGCAAAACTGGGGTTAGTTAATGCAATTGTCGGGCGATCGCACGAATGTGACTATCCCCCAGAAATCCTCAATCTTCCCATTTGCACCGCAGCACGCTTAAACAACAATGCTCGCAGTAGTGAAATTCATGACGAAATTAACAAAATATTACAAACTGGACTAAGTATTTATGACATCAAAATTGATGTTTTAGAGCAATTGCAGCCTACCCATATCCTGACTCAAGACCAGTGTGATGTTTGTGCAGTCAGCTTACCAGAAGTTGAAAAGGCAGTTGCTAGGCTGATTCACAGTTCACCCAAAATTATTTCGTTACAACCAAATCTTCTCCATGATGTTTGGAATGATATTGAACGAGTAGGTAATATCTTTGGGGTAGACTCGGTAAAGGTTATCGAAAATTTAGAAGCTCGTGTCAAAATTTGTCACCACAAAATCCAAGGACTCTCGATAACAGAATTGCCTACAGTTGTGTGTATTGAGTGGACTGACCCTTTAATGGTAGCTGCCAATTGGATACCGGAATTAGTCAACTTGGCAGGGGGACAATCACTGTTTACCCTCACAGGTCAACCTTCACCGCACTTGGAGTGGGAAACACTGATAGCCAGCAACCCAGATGTGATTATTTTTATGCCCTGCGGCTTCGATTTACATCGCACTCGTCAAGAGGCAAAATCCTTAACGCAACGTCCAGAGTGGCAAAAACTCCATGCTACCCAAACTGGTAGAGTCTTCATTACTGATGGCAATTCTTACTTCAACCGTCCAGGTCCGCGACTAGTAGATTCCTTAGAAGTTTTGGCAGAAGTTTTACATCCAGAAATCTTTGAATACGGCTATAAAGGTATTGCTTGGGAACCTTTTGACTGA
- a CDS encoding IS200/IS605 family accessory protein TnpB-related protein: MDELLSLGVTHVSIGKNEQWKTRLNLGKRTNQNFTQIPHAKFIEMLTYKLVRVGITVKVAEESYTSKASAIDWDIIPIYQPNNKIKHVFSGKRVKRAWYISKNGLKIHADVNAGYNIGRKSNPEGFDCLQSILRDRGCLVVHPRRITPLFKRVHAESRVA; the protein is encoded by the coding sequence GTGGATGAACTTCTATCTCTTGGTGTAACTCACGTCTCAATCGGGAAAAACGAACAATGGAAAACACGTCTTAATTTAGGTAAACGTACAAACCAAAATTTTACTCAGATACCACATGCTAAATTTATCGAAATGCTGACTTATAAATTAGTTAGAGTCGGTATTACCGTTAAGGTAGCAGAAGAATCTTACACAAGTAAGGCTTCAGCGATTGATTGGGACATCATCCCAATTTATCAACCTAACAACAAGATCAAGCATGTATTCTCAGGAAAACGTGTCAAACGTGCGTGGTATATCAGTAAAAATGGTTTGAAGATTCATGCCGACGTGAACGCAGGGTACAACATCGGCAGAAAAAGTAATCCTGAAGGATTTGACTGTCTCCAGTCTATTCTAAGGGATAGGGGGTGTCTGGTAGTACATCCAAGGCGGATAACTCCACTATTTAAGCGTGTCCATGCTGAAAGTAGAGTCGCTTAA
- a CDS encoding PAS domain S-box protein — MRSEQIKILLFCDNHTEVGATLATPNFGTNPDWVSSMLWNFDMSNSTSSPQFQVLQVQKFLDVIYTLQTQSIDVVILNLSLNDAEDAKIVLGVSQCVAACCQRSLASNVPIVVINNVDNEVQGWEALNMGAQDYLVKSQTTPQLLRQRLLYAIDQQRGQHTEPEVLVSKYQGTSTQYYPSLSHKSRWRWLSEATFEGIILHDQGVIVDVNHILATMTGYEVSELIGKNSFELVTVQSQDLIKKNILSGSQRSHEVIVIRKDGSTFPVELQGKVISYQGQKMQVVAVRDITERKQAQDALQMRENARRKQSQTLVQLARSKTFQHGNLNAAFREITEAAARTLLVQRVGIWLYNEDHTKIECIDLYNEQTKEHTCGISLLKANYPAYFQALEEERSIAAHDAIQDKRTQELSQSYLSMLGITSLLDAPIWLGGRLVGVVSHEHFGEIRQWTLEEENFAGSIADFVTLAMEASERNAAQEALRQSEAQFRAIFERSSIGIGLIDMKAQIVDANPVLCQMLGYTRQELYGQRFTDYISQKRGDLELYRQMISTSLSDSERLVERHRIEMERLFLQKDGGLVWTQLSVSIIPDSNGTPEFFLAMIEDISDRKETELKLRASQADAEAGSRAKSEFLATMSHELRTPLNAIMGLSQLLQQEMVGSLNDKQKEYLSCVYSSGEHLLALINDILDLSKVEAGKEELSLLPISVSELCNSVISTVSDQAADKGLRLTSEIDPLADIFIADERRIKQMLLNLLTNGIKFTPAGQVCLEVKKIGSGITFTVADTGIGIDSNHIQFLFEPFKQLDSRLNRQYEGTGLGLALTRKLARLHGGDVTVESTLGEGSRFTLFLPDLSDGD, encoded by the coding sequence ATGAGATCTGAACAAATCAAAATTTTGCTGTTTTGTGACAATCACACAGAAGTTGGCGCGACGCTCGCAACTCCCAACTTCGGGACTAATCCTGATTGGGTATCTTCCATGCTCTGGAATTTTGACATGAGCAACTCTACATCCTCACCCCAGTTTCAGGTGCTTCAGGTTCAAAAATTTCTAGATGTTATTTATACTTTACAAACCCAATCTATTGATGTAGTTATTTTAAATTTATCGCTCAATGACGCTGAGGATGCAAAAATCGTCTTAGGTGTGAGTCAATGTGTAGCAGCTTGTTGTCAGAGATCCCTTGCTTCTAATGTGCCAATTGTGGTAATTAATAACGTGGACAATGAAGTTCAGGGCTGGGAAGCCCTAAATATGGGCGCACAAGACTATTTAGTCAAAAGCCAGACCACCCCGCAACTTTTACGCCAAAGATTGCTATATGCAATTGACCAACAGCGGGGACAACATACCGAACCAGAAGTCTTGGTTAGCAAATACCAAGGAACTTCCACACAGTATTATCCGTCTTTATCTCACAAAAGTCGATGGCGTTGGCTGTCTGAGGCAACTTTTGAAGGCATCATCCTACATGATCAGGGCGTGATTGTAGATGTAAATCATATCCTGGCGACAATGACTGGTTATGAAGTTTCTGAACTAATTGGCAAAAATAGCTTTGAACTTGTTACGGTACAATCACAAGATCTGATTAAAAAAAATATACTGTCCGGTTCACAAAGATCACATGAAGTAATTGTAATTAGAAAAGACGGTTCTACTTTTCCCGTAGAACTACAAGGTAAAGTTATTTCTTACCAAGGGCAAAAAATGCAGGTTGTGGCGGTTAGAGACATTACAGAGCGCAAGCAAGCCCAAGATGCTTTGCAAATGCGAGAAAACGCTCGGCGAAAACAAAGCCAAACTCTGGTACAACTAGCTAGAAGTAAGACATTCCAACATGGTAATCTCAACGCGGCATTCAGGGAAATCACAGAAGCAGCAGCTCGCACACTTTTAGTGCAACGAGTTGGTATTTGGTTATACAACGAAGATCACACCAAGATTGAGTGTATCGATTTGTATAACGAGCAGACAAAAGAACATACCTGTGGTATATCACTGTTAAAGGCGAATTATCCGGCTTATTTCCAAGCCTTGGAAGAGGAACGTAGTATTGCCGCCCATGATGCCATTCAGGACAAAAGAACTCAAGAATTATCTCAATCTTATCTTTCGATGTTGGGCATCACATCCTTATTGGATGCACCGATTTGGCTAGGGGGTCGGTTGGTGGGGGTAGTCTCCCATGAGCATTTTGGCGAAATTCGTCAGTGGACATTGGAGGAAGAAAATTTTGCGGGATCAATAGCAGATTTCGTGACATTGGCTATGGAAGCAAGTGAGCGTAACGCCGCACAAGAAGCACTGCGGCAAAGCGAGGCACAATTTCGGGCGATTTTTGAACGTTCATCTATCGGCATCGGACTTATAGATATGAAAGCACAGATAGTAGATGCTAATCCCGTGCTGTGTCAGATGCTGGGATACACTCGCCAAGAATTATATGGTCAGCGCTTCACAGATTATATTTCCCAAAAAAGAGGGGATTTAGAACTTTACAGACAAATGATTTCCACAAGTCTCTCAGACTCTGAGCGCTTGGTAGAAAGACATCGCATTGAGATGGAAAGACTATTTCTGCAAAAAGACGGTGGATTAGTTTGGACTCAGCTTTCGGTGTCGATTATCCCCGACAGTAATGGGACGCCTGAGTTTTTTCTGGCGATGATCGAGGACATTAGCGATCGCAAGGAAACAGAATTGAAACTGCGAGCCTCCCAAGCGGATGCTGAAGCTGGTAGTCGAGCAAAAAGTGAATTTTTAGCCACGATGAGCCACGAACTGCGAACCCCTCTCAATGCGATTATGGGTTTGTCTCAATTGCTACAACAAGAAATGGTAGGCTCTCTCAATGACAAACAAAAAGAATATTTAAGTTGTGTATATAGCAGTGGTGAACATCTACTAGCGCTAATCAATGATATACTTGATTTATCTAAGGTAGAAGCAGGCAAGGAAGAACTGTCGCTGTTGCCTATATCAGTGTCAGAATTATGTAATTCTGTAATATCGACCGTGAGCGATCAAGCTGCAGATAAAGGATTGCGTCTGACAAGCGAAATTGATCCTCTGGCTGACATTTTCATTGCAGATGAGCGGCGAATTAAGCAAATGCTACTAAATCTCCTCACCAATGGGATTAAATTCACCCCAGCGGGACAGGTTTGTTTGGAAGTTAAAAAAATAGGTTCAGGTATTACTTTTACAGTCGCAGATACTGGTATTGGTATTGATTCCAATCACATTCAATTCTTGTTTGAACCATTTAAACAGCTTGATAGTCGATTAAATCGTCAGTACGAAGGTACTGGTTTGGGTTTAGCTTTGACCAGGAAGTTAGCCCGTTTGCATGGTGGAGATGTGACGGTAGAATCTACCTTGGGTGAAGGTAGTAGGTTTACTCTGTTTCTGCCAGATCTATCTGATGGGGACTAG
- a CDS encoding DUF4351 domain-containing protein — protein MNDLRDADGELNQRADFDSPWKEVLEAYFPQAMQFFFPKTAALINWERPYEFLDKEFQQIAREAELGKRYADKLVKVWHIQGHELWLLVHVEIQATKEDEFPKRMFTYNFRIFDRFDKPATSLAILCDANREWRPNNYSYDYPDTRLNFEFGTVKLLDYENRWTELEASNNPFATVVMAHLKTQQTRKQPEQRKVWKLALIRRLYDLGWEAQDIRNLYRFIDWVMILPKALEVEFWQEFRQFEQERTMRYVTTGERIEYEQGIQQGRQEGRQEGRQEGEQALILRQLQRRVGELSSEVRSQIESLSLTQLESLGEALLDFTSIEDLFNWLQANPPQ, from the coding sequence ATGAATGATCTCAGGGATGCTGACGGTGAACTAAACCAACGCGCCGATTTTGATAGTCCGTGGAAAGAAGTATTAGAAGCTTACTTTCCCCAAGCAATGCAGTTCTTTTTTCCCAAAACTGCTGCATTAATTAACTGGGAACGTCCCTACGAATTTCTCGATAAAGAATTTCAACAAATCGCCCGTGAAGCAGAACTTGGTAAGCGATATGCTGATAAACTAGTCAAAGTATGGCACATCCAAGGACATGAACTTTGGTTATTAGTGCATGTAGAAATACAAGCCACCAAAGAAGATGAATTTCCCAAGCGGATGTTCACCTACAACTTTCGCATATTTGACCGCTTTGATAAACCAGCCACCAGTTTAGCGATTTTGTGTGATGCAAATCGGGAATGGCGTCCCAATAATTACAGTTATGATTATCCAGATACGCGGTTAAACTTTGAATTTGGCACCGTCAAGCTGTTAGATTACGAAAACCGTTGGACAGAATTAGAAGCCAGCAATAACCCGTTTGCGACGGTGGTAATGGCGCATCTCAAAACCCAACAAACGCGAAAACAACCAGAACAACGCAAAGTTTGGAAATTGGCGTTAATTCGCAGGCTTTATGATTTAGGTTGGGAAGCACAAGATATTCGTAACCTGTATCGATTTATCGATTGGGTTATGATATTACCAAAGGCATTGGAAGTAGAATTTTGGCAAGAGTTCCGACAATTTGAACAGGAGCGTACCATGAGATATGTTACCACAGGCGAGCGCATTGAATACGAGCAAGGCATACAACAAGGTAGACAAGAAGGGAGACAGGAAGGTAGACAAGAAGGTGAACAAGCGCTGATTTTACGCCAACTACAAAGACGGGTGGGAGAATTATCATCGGAGGTGCGATCGCAAATTGAGTCTCTTTCTCTAACTCAGCTAGAATCTTTAGGGGAAGCCTTGTTAGATTTTACCTCAATTGAAGATTTATTTAACTGGTTGCAAGCGAATCCACCACAGTAG
- a CDS encoding XisI protein codes for MDKIVKYREIIKKLMTDYASYGSRRDDVDRETIFDTEHDHYQLVNVGWENGHRVYGCVLHLDIKNAKIWLQYNGTEIDFAEELVKEGVPNQDIVIGFHSPFMRQFTEYAVN; via the coding sequence ATGGATAAAATAGTTAAGTATCGGGAAATTATCAAAAAGCTGATGACAGATTATGCGAGTTACGGTTCCAGGCGAGATGATGTAGATAGAGAAACAATTTTTGACACCGAACATGACCATTATCAGCTAGTGAATGTGGGCTGGGAAAATGGTCATCGGGTTTATGGTTGTGTGCTGCATTTAGATATTAAGAATGCCAAAATTTGGCTGCAGTATAACGGTACAGAAATTGATTTTGCAGAGGAATTGGTAAAGGAGGGTGTACCAAATCAGGATATTGTGATTGGGTTTCATTCACCGTTCATGCGACAGTTTACAGAATACGCTGTTAATTAA
- a CDS encoding XisH family protein, whose translation MPAKDIFHDAVKRAIEKDGWIITDDPIYLDYGGLEIYIDLGAERLIAAQKAGEKIAVEVKSFVGGSTISQFHTALGQFINYRTALSQKQPERELYLGVPSITYETFFKLELIQIVIQSQNLKLLIYNPEQEVIEQWIK comes from the coding sequence ATGCCAGCAAAAGATATCTTTCATGACGCTGTGAAGCGTGCCATAGAAAAAGATGGATGGATAATTACAGATGATCCAATATATCTAGATTATGGTGGCTTAGAAATTTATATTGATTTAGGCGCAGAAAGATTAATTGCGGCGCAAAAAGCAGGAGAAAAGATAGCGGTTGAAGTCAAAAGCTTTGTTGGAGGTTCAACCATTTCACAATTCCATACAGCACTAGGACAATTTATTAACTATCGAACAGCTTTGAGTCAAAAGCAACCAGAAAGAGAGTTATATTTAGGCGTTCCCAGCATTACTTATGAAACATTTTTTAAACTTGAATTAATTCAAATAGTTATCCAATCTCAAAACCTAAAATTGCTAATTTACAACCCAGAGCAGGAGGTAATTGAACAATGGATAAAATAG